Proteins from a single region of Limosilactobacillus fermentum:
- a CDS encoding ketopantoate reductase family protein — MALSYTVLGAGAMGLRFGVLLQELTGVKVDFVDNWQPQVDTIKEQGGVYVSRDHENRHLVPVNIYAPEEYHGDPDVLIIFAKQMTLQDLLERSSHFFAPDHQYVFSGMNGMGHIEKINQYFPKENVIGGTCLIGTVLNKAGDVDFIGKAGAGSINLAPQSGRVDDPRVQEIVADFEKANIHCNLTDNFYGTLLTKVVFNSVINTICTLFEIQMGQFIKSPAAEKLGKQLINEAYDVVERAGIQLLSTREEEWETIHYVSAVSNPLHYPSMYQDMSKNRPTEVDYINGYLYDLGQKYGYQADTHNFLRNLVHLAESTRQQRGHGE; from the coding sequence ATGGCTTTATCATATACGGTTTTAGGTGCTGGGGCGATGGGACTACGCTTCGGGGTATTACTGCAAGAATTAACGGGCGTGAAGGTGGACTTTGTTGACAACTGGCAGCCCCAAGTTGACACGATTAAGGAGCAGGGGGGCGTCTACGTTTCCCGCGACCACGAAAATCGGCACTTGGTTCCGGTGAACATCTACGCCCCGGAAGAATATCACGGCGACCCAGACGTCTTAATCATCTTTGCCAAGCAAATGACCTTACAAGACCTCTTGGAGCGCAGCAGCCACTTCTTTGCCCCGGATCACCAGTACGTCTTCTCCGGGATGAACGGGATGGGCCATATCGAAAAGATCAACCAGTACTTCCCCAAAGAAAACGTGATCGGCGGCACCTGTTTAATCGGGACGGTCCTAAACAAGGCGGGGGACGTTGACTTCATCGGTAAGGCTGGTGCCGGTTCGATCAACTTGGCCCCGCAAAGTGGTCGGGTGGACGACCCGCGGGTACAAGAAATTGTCGCCGACTTTGAAAAGGCCAACATCCACTGTAACCTAACCGATAATTTCTACGGTACCCTGTTGACCAAGGTGGTCTTTAACTCGGTGATCAACACGATCTGCACCCTCTTTGAAATCCAGATGGGTCAGTTCATTAAGTCACCGGCCGCTGAAAAACTGGGCAAACAGTTAATCAATGAGGCCTACGACGTGGTAGAACGGGCGGGGATCCAGCTCCTGTCGACCCGAGAAGAGGAATGGGAGACGATCCACTACGTTTCCGCCGTCTCTAATCCCCTTCACTACCCATCAATGTACCAGGACATGAGCAAGAACCGGCCGACCGAGGTTGACTACATCAATGGTTACCTTTACGACCTGGGGCAAAAGTACGGCTACCAAGCCGACACTCACAACTTCTTGCGTAACTTAGTGCACCTGGCCGAATCGACCCGCCAGCAACGGGGCCACGGCGAATAA
- the trxB gene encoding thioredoxin-disulfide reductase has translation MAEEKQMNYDVVVIGAGPGGMTAAMYASRANLSVLLLDRGIYGGNLNNTATIENYTGFKTVQGPELAQNMYDGATQFGATYGYGTVTALTVNEDGTKSVTTDMGDTFIAKAVVIATGSDQRKLGAPGEQEYSGRGVSYCAVCDGAFFRNKHLIVVGGGDSAVEEGMYLTQFADKVTVLVRHDHLKAQMVAQERAKKNGQMEFIFNTEVTEIKGDDNKVTGVKTHNNQTNEDGYIDADGVFVYVGVVPMTSAFKDLGILDERGWVKTDEKMATSVPGVYAVGDVRNTVLRQIATAVGDGAIAGQQIFNYISEND, from the coding sequence ATGGCAGAAGAGAAGCAAATGAACTATGACGTAGTGGTAATTGGGGCTGGCCCAGGGGGGATGACGGCGGCCATGTACGCTTCCCGAGCGAACCTGTCCGTGTTACTGTTGGACCGCGGAATTTACGGGGGGAACCTTAACAACACTGCCACGATCGAAAATTACACCGGCTTCAAGACCGTTCAGGGGCCGGAATTAGCCCAGAATATGTACGACGGGGCGACCCAGTTTGGGGCGACTTACGGCTACGGGACGGTAACGGCGCTGACCGTCAACGAAGATGGCACCAAGAGCGTGACGACCGACATGGGTGACACCTTCATTGCCAAGGCGGTCGTGATTGCCACCGGGTCCGATCAACGTAAGCTCGGCGCACCGGGTGAACAGGAATACTCCGGCCGCGGGGTTTCCTACTGTGCCGTTTGTGACGGGGCCTTTTTCCGCAACAAGCACCTGATCGTGGTCGGCGGGGGTGACTCCGCCGTTGAAGAGGGGATGTATTTAACTCAGTTTGCCGACAAGGTAACCGTCTTGGTGCGCCACGACCACTTGAAGGCCCAAATGGTAGCCCAGGAACGGGCGAAGAAGAATGGACAAATGGAGTTCATCTTCAACACTGAGGTAACCGAAATTAAGGGTGACGATAACAAGGTGACCGGGGTCAAGACCCACAACAACCAGACTAACGAGGATGGTTACATCGACGCTGATGGGGTCTTCGTGTACGTGGGGGTTGTGCCAATGACCAGTGCCTTTAAGGACCTGGGCATCTTAGACGAACGGGGCTGGGTCAAGACCGACGAGAAGATGGCCACCAGCGTTCCCGGTGTCTACGCGGTTGGTGACGTCCGCAACACCGTCCTTCGCCAAATTGCAACGGCAGTTGGTGACGGGGCGATCGCCGGTCAACAAATCTTCAACTATATTAGCGAAAACGATTAA
- a CDS encoding cupin domain-containing protein, with the protein MANNEEAVKNDLFGFGDKNVAFAKYFIGDSYLNSLISADDNIDVHVANVSFEPDCRNNWHVHHNGYQLLLVTAGEGWYQEFGKPAQKLHPGDAVAIHEGVKHWHGATKDSWFSHIAITKGSSEWLEEVSDADYAKLAD; encoded by the coding sequence ATGGCAAACAACGAAGAAGCAGTTAAAAACGACCTGTTTGGTTTTGGTGACAAGAACGTCGCCTTTGCTAAGTACTTTATCGGTGACTCCTACTTAAATAGTTTGATCTCCGCCGATGACAACATTGATGTTCACGTGGCCAACGTTAGCTTTGAACCGGACTGCCGCAACAACTGGCACGTTCATCACAACGGCTACCAATTACTGCTGGTAACCGCTGGGGAAGGCTGGTACCAAGAATTTGGTAAGCCGGCCCAAAAGTTGCACCCGGGCGATGCCGTGGCAATTCACGAAGGGGTTAAGCACTGGCACGGGGCCACCAAGGACTCTTGGTTTAGCCACATCGCCATCACCAAGGGCTCTTCGGAATGGTTGGAAGAAGTTTCCGACGCCGATTACGCTAAGTTAGCTGATTAA